One genomic segment of Melospiza melodia melodia isolate bMelMel2 chromosome 22, bMelMel2.pri, whole genome shotgun sequence includes these proteins:
- the WDR31 gene encoding WD repeat-containing protein 31, which yields MGKLQSKISFNTTKYRAEGSVGQTGPAGASWQHSPAHTDAVTSVAALKPDLCVSGGRDKSVAVSSWRSGAALRRFTGHEREVTKVTSALDSSRVFSASRDKTVLMWELHGTEGPRQHFPGHDLVVTGLAVSPDASQLCTGSRDNTVCKWDTETGECLGRAAISRNLVTHLCWVPGEPYVIQTSEDKTTRVWDSRELQVAHTFPAKQHIQTCCDVSQDGRYCLSSSSGSGGHGAEATLWDLRQTRGRVCEYKGHFQTTTSCVFLPRGPTLAPSIATSSSDSTVKLWDQGTAACLATLCLEGSGPLASLAACDSRTLLCASSNSGIHVLRVRGGAEPSLEEVAAF from the exons ATGGGGAAACTGCAGAGTAAAATCAGCTTCAACACCACCAAATACAG ggCCGAGGGCTCCGTGGGACAGACGGGACCTGCTGGTGcctcctggcagcacagccctgctcacactGATGCTGTCACCTCTGTGGCTGCCCTCAAACCAGACCTGTGCGTGTCAGGAGGAAGGGATAAG agtgtGGCTGTGTCCAGCTGGAGGTCTGGGGCTGCCCTGCGCCGCTTCACCGGCCACGAGCGCGAGGTCACCAAG GTCACCTCAGCCCTCGACTCCAGCAGAGTCTTCAGCGCGTCCCGGGACAAGACAGTGCTGATGTGGGAGCTGCACGGGACTGAGGGGCCAAGGCAGCACTTCCCAGGACATGACCTGGTTGTTACTGGGCTGGCTGTGAGCCCAG ACGCCTCCCAGCTGTGCACGGGCTCCCGGGACAACACCGTGTGCAAGTGGGACACTGAGACCGGGGAGTGTCTGGGCAGAGCTGCAATCTCCAGGAACCTG GTCACACACCTGTGCTGGGTTCCTGGGGAGCCTTATGTCATCCAGACCTCAGAGGATAAAACCACCAG GGTGTGGgacagccgggagctgcaggtgGCCCACACGTTCCCAGCCAAGCAGCACATCCAGACGTGCTGTGACGTGAGCCAGGACGGGCGGTactgcctcagcagcagcagcggctccGGCGGCCACGGCGCCGAGGCCACC CTCTGGGACCTGAGGCAGACCAGGGGCCGGGTGTGTGAGTACAAAGGGCATTTCCAGACCACCACCTCGTGTGTCTTCCTGCCCCGGGGCCCCACGCTCGCCCCCAGCATTGCCACATCCTCCAGCGACAGCACAGTGAAGCTCTGGGACCAAGGCACTGCAG CCTGCCTGGCCACGCTGTGCCTCGAGGGCTCGGGCCCGCTGGCCTCGCTGGCCGCCTGCGACAGCCGCACCCTGCTCTGCGCCAGCTCCAACTCCGGCATCCACGTGCTGCGAGTGAGGGGCGGAGCGGAGCCGAGCCTGGAGGAGGTGGCGGCGTTCTGA
- the PRPF4 gene encoding U4/U6 small nuclear ribonucleoprotein Prp4 translates to MATARAPAARGGARPPEPPKAKAAEEAEAPPAKRAPIFYGSLEEKERERLAKGEAGLLGKEGMKAAMEAGNINISTGEVFDLEDHMSERQAEVLAEFERRKRARQINVSTDDCEVKACLRALGEPITLFGEGPAERRERLRNILSVVGTDALKKTRKDDDRSKKSKEEYQQTWYHEGPRSLKTARLWLANYSLPRAAKRLEEARLLKEIPEATRTSQRQELHKSLRSLNNFCSQIGDDRPLSYCHFSPNSKLLATACWSGLCKLWSVPDCNLVHTLRGHSTNVGAIVFHPKATVSLDKKDVSLASCAADGSVKLWNLESDEPVADIEGHSMRVARVMWHPSGRFLGTTCYDHSWRLWDLEAQEEILHQEGHSKGVYDIAFHTDGSLAGTGGLDAFGRVWDLRTGRCIMFLEGHLKEIYGINFSPNGYHVATGSGDNTCKVWDLRQRKCIYTIPAHQNLVTGVRFEPNHGNFLLTGAYDNTAKIWTHPGWSPLKTLAGHEGKVMGLDISLDGQLIATCSYDRTFKLWTAE, encoded by the exons ATGGCCACCGCGCGGGCACCGGCGGCtcgcggcggggcccggccccCCGAG CCCCCCAAGGCCAAGGCAGCCGAGGAGGCCGAGGCTCCCCCGGCCAAGCGGGCGCCCATCTTCTACGggagcctggaggagaaggagcgcGAGCGCCTGGCCAAGGGCGAGGCCGGGCTGCTGGGCAAGGAGGGCATGAAGGCAGCCATGGAGGCTGGCAACATCAACATCAGCACTG GGGAGGTGTTTGACCTCGAGGACCACATGAGCGAGCGGCAGGCCGAGGTGCTGGCGGAGTTCGAGCGGCGCAAGCGCGCGCGGCAGATCAACGTGTCCACGGACGACTGCGAGGTCAAGGCGTGCCTGAGGGCCCTGGGGGAGCCCATCACGCTCTTCGGAGAGGGCCCTGCGGAGCGCAGGGAGAG GTTAAGGAACATCCTCTCAGTGGTTGGCACAGATGCATTAAAGAAGACCAGGAAAGACGATGACAGGTCCAAAAAGTCCAAAGAAGAG TATCAGCAAACCTGGTACCACGAGGGCCCACGCAGTCTGAAAACAGCCAGGCTGTGGCTGGCCAACTACTCCCTCCCCAG GGCAgcaaagaggctggaggaggctcgGCTGCTCAAGGAGATCCCTGAGGCCACCAGGACATcccagaggcaggagctgcacaAATCCCTGAGG TCCTTGAATAACTTCTGCAGCCAGATCGGGGACGATCGCCCGCTGTCCTACTGCCACTTCAGCCCCAACTCCAAACTGCTGGCCACAGCCTGCTG GAGTGGGCTGTGCAAGCTCTGGTCTGTGCCTGACTGCAACCTGGTTCACACCTTACGAG gacACAGCACCAACGTGGGGGCCATCGTGTTCCACCCCAAGGCCACGGtgtccctggacaagaaggacgtgAGCCTGGCCTCGTGTGCAGCTGATGGCTCTGTCAAACTCTGGAACCTGGAAAG TGATGAGCCCGTGGCAGACATCGAGGGACACAGCATGAGAGTGGCCCGAGTGATGTGGCACCCCTCAGGGAGGTTCCTGGGCACCACCTG CTACGACCACTCGTGGCGCCTGTGGGACCTGGAGGCGCAGGAGGAGATCCTGCACCAGGAGGGGCACAGCAAGGGCGTCTACGACATCGCCTTCCACACCGACGGCTCCCTGGCTGGCACCGG aggccTGGATGCCTTTGGCCGGGTGTGGGACCTGCGCACAGGCCGCTGTATCATGTTCCTGGAAGGGCACCTGAAGGAGATCTACGGAATCAACTTCTCCCCAAACGG GTACCACGTGGCCACGGGCAGTGGGGACAACACCTGCAAGGTGTGGGACCTGCGGCAGAGGAAATGCATCTACACCATCCCCGCCCACCAGAACCTGGTCACCGGCGTCAGGTTTGAAC CCAACCACGGGAATTTCCTGCTCACGGGCGCCTACGACAACACGGCCAAGATCTGGACCCACCCTGGCTGGTCCCCCCTGAAGACACTGGCGGGGCACGAGGGGAAGGTGATGGGCCTGGACATCTCCCTGGATGGGCAGCTCATTGCCACCTGCTCCTACGACAGAACCTTCAAGCTCTGGACAGCTGAGTAG
- the CDC26 gene encoding anaphase-promoting complex subunit CDC26: protein MLRRKPTRLELKLDDIEEFESVRKELESRRKQRDEAEAAAGGEEAAAIGALGTEHKSREQLIHERIGYKPQPKAGGRTAHFGTFEF from the exons ATGCTCCGTCGGAAGCCGACGCGGCTGGAGCTGAAGCTGGACGACATCGAGGAGTTCGAGAGCGTCCGGAAGGAGCTGGAG AGCCGCAGGAAGCAGCGCGACGAGgccgaggcggcggcgggcggagaGGAGGCGGCGGCGATCGGAGCGCTGGGCACGGAGCACAAGAGCCGCGAGCAGCTCATCCATGAACGCATCGGGTACAAACCGCAGCCCAAGGCCGGCGGCCGCACCGCGCACTTCGGCACCTTCGAGTTCTGA
- the SLC31A1 gene encoding high affinity copper uptake protein 1 isoform X1 gives MWQCEAHGNEIGLPVAVADLCLTGPTFLCAFVNLSVLKMSHHMNSSTLPTSHPPEHQHPTSTASGHGGHDMMMMAMTFHFSCENVPLLFSGLTINSPGEMAGAFVAVFFLAMFYEGLKIARECLLRKSQVSIRYNSMPVPGPNGTILMETHKTVGQQMLSLPHLLQTVLHIIQVVVSYFLMLIFMTYNGYLCIAVAAGAGTGYFFFSWKKAVVVDITEHCH, from the exons ATGTGGCAATGTGAAGCTCATGGAAATGAAATTGGATTGCCTGTAGCTGTTGCAGACCTTTGCCTGACA ggtCCCACTTTTCTATGTGCCTTTGTGAATCTCTCTGTGCTCAAGATGTCTCACCACATGAACAGCTCCACACTGCCAACCTCACATCCTCctgagcaccagcaccccacCAGCACAGCCTCAGGCCATGGGGGCCACGacatgatgatgatg GCCATGACTTTCCACTTCAGCTGTGAGAATGTGCCATTGCTGTTCTCTGGACTTACAATCAATTCTCCTGGAG AAATGGCTGGTGCTTTTGTGGCTGTCTTCTTCCTGGCCATGTTTTATGAAGGGCTGAAGATCGCCCGGGAGTGTCTGCTCCGGAAATCCCAAGTCAGCATCCGCTACAACTCCATGCCAGTGCCCGGCCCCAATGGCACCATCCTGATGGAGACACACAAAACTGTGGG GCAGCAGATGCTGAGCTTGCCCCACCTGCTGCAGACTGTGCTGCACATCATCCAGGTGGTGGTCAGCTACTTCCTCATGCTCATCTTCATGACCTACAACGGGTACCTGTGCATCGCCGTGGCCGCCGGAGCGGGCACCGGGTACTTCTTCTTCAGCTGGAAGAAGGCAGTGGTGGTGGACATCACAGAGCACTGCCACTAG
- the SLC31A1 gene encoding high affinity copper uptake protein 1 isoform X2, which produces MSHHMNSSTLPTSHPPEHQHPTSTASGHGGHDMMMMAMTFHFSCENVPLLFSGLTINSPGEMAGAFVAVFFLAMFYEGLKIARECLLRKSQVSIRYNSMPVPGPNGTILMETHKTVGQQMLSLPHLLQTVLHIIQVVVSYFLMLIFMTYNGYLCIAVAAGAGTGYFFFSWKKAVVVDITEHCH; this is translated from the exons ATGTCTCACCACATGAACAGCTCCACACTGCCAACCTCACATCCTCctgagcaccagcaccccacCAGCACAGCCTCAGGCCATGGGGGCCACGacatgatgatgatg GCCATGACTTTCCACTTCAGCTGTGAGAATGTGCCATTGCTGTTCTCTGGACTTACAATCAATTCTCCTGGAG AAATGGCTGGTGCTTTTGTGGCTGTCTTCTTCCTGGCCATGTTTTATGAAGGGCTGAAGATCGCCCGGGAGTGTCTGCTCCGGAAATCCCAAGTCAGCATCCGCTACAACTCCATGCCAGTGCCCGGCCCCAATGGCACCATCCTGATGGAGACACACAAAACTGTGGG GCAGCAGATGCTGAGCTTGCCCCACCTGCTGCAGACTGTGCTGCACATCATCCAGGTGGTGGTCAGCTACTTCCTCATGCTCATCTTCATGACCTACAACGGGTACCTGTGCATCGCCGTGGCCGCCGGAGCGGGCACCGGGTACTTCTTCTTCAGCTGGAAGAAGGCAGTGGTGGTGGACATCACAGAGCACTGCCACTAG